The following is a genomic window from Leptidea sinapis chromosome 1, ilLepSina1.1, whole genome shotgun sequence.
ccacaacgacgcctatttctgccgtgaagcagtaatgtataggcattactgtgttgcggtatgaagggcgccgtaactagtgaaattactgggcaaatgagacttaacatcttatgtctcaaggtgacgagcgcagttgtagtgccgctcagaattttaggggtttttcaagaatcctgatcggaactgcattgtaatgggcagggcgtatcaattaccatcagctgaacgtcctgctcgtctcgtcccttattttaatttaaaaaaaaaaccccagTGGGTCAGAGACCTCGGAAGAACCTGAAACTACTGAGTTTCAGGTTCTTCCGAGGTCTTcggcatatattttataatggttGGTACTGATAActattaataagtaaatataaaaatctattttCAGTAAAACTATTCGaatgtttgaataaatgaatttgaaaatttcataAGTAAATCAtgttacacttgaaatatgtcgtTTTTTCTCATGCATATTCTGAAGGCAGATTTCCtgagagaagaacgagcaagcaACTCTTAGGTTGCTCTTTacaaaacagattaggtattacaagatcttatttttaatgtaatttacaaatcatttcaattacaatatatgcaaagtgatgcaacaaaaatacttaaacgtcaaatactaaatgccttacacgagtgagtaaaaaaataataattaataacacaagAATAAAATCATCATTATATGAGccttttattagctattatcaaaaaaaaaaagtgtatttttaaaataatattttttttgtacgcAATATATTCGTCCGTAATATGTAGGTACGTTATATCTACGCATCAGAAGATCATGaaggattattatttatatatataataatatgatattacgatatatttatatatattatgataaattgtacttatgattTCTCtgggtaaataaatattgataatcaTCTCCATTTTGCGTATTCgattaaaaagtattatatattatagtatattttaataaataaaaatgaaaatcaagCCTCAAATacttactattttaatttattacaaacataaggtaaccacaaataaaaaaaaatgtaataacaacaatttaatattttttattttttatcttatcGTGTAATCGCATATTTTAGCACGATGCCTAAAATAGGCGTACTTTTATCACTTTATGTGtcactaaaaattttaattcaaattttatattgtacTAATATTTAAAGACACTAtgcataataattgttaatactAGAGCCTTGGTTAACAATATCTGCTCAGTTTGTAAGCCGCGTTGTCCCAGAGATATTACATCCAGACTTTACGAGCAAGTTGGCTTGGCTATTCaatcaaatttttataacatttatgttcaataagattttatttaataattcccactttgagacgtaagatgttaagtttcattagcccagtaatttccctttaaaattaaaatataacagcACTTGCACATTACACACCCAGCCGGTACCCTGCAAAGAAAACTCCTAGTGATAGTAAGCAGAAGACGTAAGAAATTCCGCTACATCCAAATCAAGTTTCACCAATCGCACTGATTCGGCCCAGAGCATCGCTGAAGCCATATCATCGTACGCGTCAGACTTCGCTCGGGCAAGTTTGCAATTCTTAAACAGTTCTCCACTAACTTTTCCAGCTTCACTATCGAGAGCCACATGAATAGCCGTCTGTGCACCTTGCCAAGGAGTTTTGAAACAATtcttaaaaatgtatgtaatgaTAGAACCGGTAGCCCCCCAAtactgattaaaaatatttgtgccCACCGCTCCAGGATCTACAGAGTTTATCACAACGTTTTTGCCTTTCAATTTCTTTGATAGCTCGTGAGcgaacaaaattaaatacaacttgcTGTTTCCATATAATTTGAACGTGTTGCAATACAGTCTAGAGTTTATATGATCTAAGTTCACGGTGCCAGCCATAAAATGAAGAACGGACGAAATATTTACAATCCTCCCTGGTTCCAATGGCGTGCCAGTTTTGATCATCAACGGCAGTAGCAGCAGAGTAAGCAAAAAATGTCCAAAATAATTCACTTGCATAAGGAGATTCAATCCATCCATTGTTAGACTCCTCCTGACTCGTGCTACAGCAATTCCCGCGTTGTTTATTAATAAGTCAAGGCGATCTTCACTATCGAGGATTTCCTTTGCAAAACATCTCACCGAGTCAAATGAAGCTAGATCCAACATCTTGAACACCACGTCATTGTTGCCGGTTTTGTCAACAATCGTCTTCCTGCCTTGAGTACCTTCGTCGATAAAAGGACATGCAACTATAACCCGTGCTCCACGACTTGCGAAATCTGTAGCAATGCATAATCCCATTCCACTGGTACCCCCAGTGACTATAGCCGTCCTTCCCGTTAAGTTTTTCTTTGATTTGCATACCGCGTTTGTGGCTTTCtgataaaacccaaaaataactACGCCTGCAATAATCACTAAAATCCAATATAACACGACGATCATTTTCATGTGTTTAGCGCTGTTGCTGCCACTTAAATGAtgcgaaaaaatatatttcagtattaataattatgttattgaaCTTGAGAATGAATTCGTTCTTAAGGGGTACACACACCATCGAAAATAGTGCGACGGCAACTCGGACGCGGTCCGGTATCggacgtaattatttttattaccaggTTCGGTGGTTTTATGGCAGACCCGTTATTGCGATTCCGCACTGCACTGTGTGTAAACCGCAccgaataaatattaaattttatgtatgataaATTGTACTATACGGATCCCGTATCACGAtgctgttaaaaaaattatcagaaaGTTATACCTACGTATTAGAATGAAAAGCTGTTGgacttatatctatatatataaaaatgaattgctgttcgttagtctcgctaagaTTCGAGATCGGTTAGGATCGGAGAGAAttatttaaaaggtgaataaataggaaaatgctgctaaattaaattaaaacaacaaatttgtttttcgtttgatgtgtccatactaccgtttctatgagagaatattttattgacgcccggtttgacagttctgctgtgaaacaatttcattacgacagcagggtgcatgttttacgaagtaatttttgatgttatgatatattattgacaaattcatataaaaacattattttatttattatatacagaacaacgactgtcggttcagctagtatattataatattacaacgtGTGAGCACTTCCGTCACCCATGGGATCATTGtagaataaaacaatttaatactctctggtaattttatattaatactaaatatttatttattattatcatcatgaTTTCAGTTGGAAGAAgtcgactgctggacaaaggcctaccccaaagatcgccaagacgatcagtcctgcgttgccctcatcaaacctattccggcgatcttaaccagatcgtcggtccatcttgtggggggcctatctgttgataggccccccacaagatggaccgagtATATCGGACGTAGTGTTCTACGTGTTCGGGTACGTGTTATgtgtgtggtgtcgcaccagaatagcaccacccgaTATCCTCCCGTggttgtcgtaagaggcgactaagcgATTCGCCAACctgcctgccaagcgtggcaaTTATGGCAGAAAATACCCCAAAATGAAGAGACGCTAAACATTCTTTCgctttcttttaaatataaggCCGAAGGCCGATCGTTCTTACTTCACTTCATTTTTCAATCAATTATATCTATCTCTTTTGTTTTCTGATACGCatcattttaatctattaaaattatatttttaatcttcATCTTTACCGCCAACCTTATAACAATGAGCTCTTATGTAcagataagaactccttgttacattATGTAGATATTTGGGTATATGCCCGAGAAActttaaatctataaatatgCATAGAAATAATTGCCGGAAATAGATAAGTACCTAGGTACTTCTAGAGGAATAGGAATTCTAGGAAATCctatatatatagttaacattaaattcataaaatcttgAAGCAAAAATTAAGTTACTTACGACGTTTTTTACATTTGTTTCAGTATTAAACCTacataaatatgataatattcaTGGGCATTTAACAAACCAGTGTATCATTTTAATGTATTACATATTTTCAAAGAATATCtaaaacta
Proteins encoded in this region:
- the LOC126969726 gene encoding retinol dehydrogenase 11-like; translated protein: MKMIVVLYWILVIIAGVVIFGFYQKATNAVCKSKKNLTGRTAIVTGGTSGMGLCIATDFASRGARVIVACPFIDEGTQGRKTIVDKTGNNDVVFKMLDLASFDSVRCFAKEILDSEDRLDLLINNAGIAVARVRRSLTMDGLNLLMQVNYFGHFLLTLLLLPLMIKTGTPLEPGRIVNISSVLHFMAGTVNLDHINSRLYCNTFKLYGNSKLYLILFAHELSKKLKGKNVVINSVDPGAVGTNIFNQYWGATGSIITYIFKNCFKTPWQGAQTAIHVALDSEAGKVSGELFKNCKLARAKSDAYDDMASAMLWAESVRLVKLDLDVAEFLTSSAYYH